Proteins from a genomic interval of Oncorhynchus clarkii lewisi isolate Uvic-CL-2024 chromosome 13, UVic_Ocla_1.0, whole genome shotgun sequence:
- the LOC139365084 gene encoding nucleus accumbens-associated protein 1-like, translating to MAQTLQMAIPNFGNNVLECLNEQRLQGLYCDVSVVVKGHAFKAHRAVLAASSSYFRDLFSTGGGSGSKTPTVVELPPAVQPQSFQQILAFCYTGRLSMTVGDQFLLMYTAGFLQIQQIMEKGTEFFLKVSSPSCDSQGLQAEEAPPSEPQSPVTQTVAAGTGSRPASCLTPLPLVMRVKTEQQGNQSEASPYSVVCTPVAKRLWEGGSSRDGGGGGSGGGGSRKAARFSQESVRGSAIQSSGALALAMGMGASGAGIGSGVGGHGSGSNGSVVSMSNVASEGASPGTMSAYTSDSPISYHDEEEEEEVTEEQTEEQYRQICNMYTMYSMLNVGAAAGERVEALPDHSETRGRMRGRQDLSSLPAELITQIGNRCHPKLYEEGDPAEKLELVSGTCVFISRAQLMNCHVSAGTRHKVLLRRLLAAFFDRNTLANSCGTGIRSSTNDPSRKPLDNRVLHAVKFYSQNFATSFKESEMNAIAADMCTNARRVVRKSWIPKLKLLMAEGDAYSAFLPDAKMEADALGAEPTFEPNSLEGAETGGSSGESLQGVGSDGGTLF from the exons ATGGCCCAGACCCTTCAGATGGCGATTCCTAACTTTGGCAACAACGTCCTGGAGTGTCTGAACGAGCAGCGTCTCCAGGGGCTCTACTGCGACGTCTCCGTGGTCGTCAAGGGACACGCCTTCAAG gcTCACCGTGCCGTGCTTGCGGCCAGCAGCTCTTATTTCCGGGACCTCTTCAGCACTGGGGGAGGCAGCGGCTCCAAGACCCCCACAGTGGTGGAACTCCCCCCGGCCGTCCAGCCCCAGAGCTTCCAGCAGATCCTGGCCTTTTGCTACACAGGCCGCCTCAGCATGACAGTGGGAGACCAGTTCCTCCTCATGTACACCGCAGGCTTCCTGCAGATCCAGCAGATCATGGAGAAGGGCACAGAGTTCTTCCTCAAG GTTTCCTCGCCCAGCTGTGACTCCCAGGGCCTGCAAGCCGAGGAGGCTCCGCCCTCCGAACCCCAGAGCCCCGTCACTCAAACTGTTGCCGCGGGGACTGGCAGTCGCCCCGCCTCCTGCCttacccccctccccctcgtAATGCGGGTGAAGACAGAGCAGCAGGGTAACCAATCAGAAGCCTCGCCCTACTCGGTGGTGTGCACCCCTGTGGCCAAGCGCTTGTGGGAGGGCGGCAGCAGCCGAGACGGGGGTGGAGGGGGCTCAGGTGGAGGCGGGTCCAGGAAGGCCGCCCGCTTTTCCCAGGAGTCCGTGCGAGGGAGTGCCATCCAGAGCTCGGGGGCGCTGGCACTGGCCATGGGGATGGGGGCCAGCGGGGCGGGGATAGGATCAGGGGTTGGGGGTCACGGCAGCGGGTCCAACGGGAGTGTGGTCTCCATGAGCAACGTGGCATCGGAGGGCGCCAGCCCGGGCACGATGAGCGCCTACACCAGTGACTCGCCTATCAGTTACCatgacgaggaggaagaggaggaggtgacgGAGGAGCAGACGGAGGAGCAGTACAGGCAGATCTGTAACATGTACACCATGTACAGCATGCTCAACGTGGGTGCCGCAG CTGGTGAGCGTGTGGAGGCCCTGCCGGACCACTCAGAGACCCGGGGTCGTATGCGGGGTCGCCAGGACCTGTCGTCTCTCCCCGCTGAGCTCATCACACAGATAGGCAACCGCTGCCACCCCAAACTATACGAGGAGGGGGACCCCGCAGAGAAACTAGAGCTTGtctcag gTACGTGTGTGTTCATATCTCGAGCCCAGCTGATGAACTGTCATGTGAGTGCAGGGACCAGACACAAGGTGTTGCTCAGGAGGCTGCTGGCTGCCTTCTTCGACAG GAATACTCTGGCTAACAGCTGTGGAACAGGAATCCGCTCCTCCACTAACGACCCCAGCCGCAAGCCCCTGGACAACAGAGTGTTGCACGCAGTCAAAT tctacAGCCAGAACTTCGCCACAAGCTTCAAGGAGAGCGAGATGAACGCCATCGCGGCGGACATGTGCACCAACGCCCGCCGCGTCGTCCGCAAGAGCTGGATCCCCAAGCTGAAGCTGCTCATGGCCGAGGGTGACGCGTACTCCGCCTTCCTCCCCGACGCCAAGATGGAGGCCGACGCCCTAGGGGCGGAGCCAACCTTTGAACCCAACTCCCTGGAGGGCGCCGAGACGGGCGGCTCGTCCGGCGAGTCGCTGCAGGGGGTGGGCAGCGACGGAGGCACTTTGttttag